From a single Georhizobium profundi genomic region:
- the gatB gene encoding Asp-tRNA(Asn)/Glu-tRNA(Gln) amidotransferase subunit GatB yields the protein MTIVDTRTPDPKRFIPGATGDWEVVIGMEVHAQVTSKSKLFSGASTEFGKAPNANVSLVDAAMPGMLPVINEECVKQAVRTGLGLKAQINKRSIFDRKNYFYPDLPQGYQISQFKDPIVGEGKIVISVGPDRKGEFEDIEIGIERLHLEQDAGKSMHDQHPTMSYVDLNRSGVALMEIVSKPDLRSSDEAKAYLTKLRTILRYLGTCDGNMDEGSMRADVNVSVRKPGGDFGTRCEIKNVNSIRFVGQSIEYEARRQIAILEEGGSIDQETRLFDPGKGETRSMRSKEDAHDYRYFPDPDLLPLEFDDAFIEELAAHLPELPDDKKARLIETVGLSVYDASILVSDKAIADYFERAAKGRDGKLVANWVINDLLGALNKAGQSIEETPVLPDQLGGIVDLIKAEVISGKIAKDLFEIVWNEGGDPASIVEERGMKQVTDTGAIEKAVDEIIAANPDQVEKAKAKPSLAGWFVGQVMKATGGKANPQAVNALVKAKLGLED from the coding sequence ATGACCATCGTCGATACCCGCACACCCGATCCGAAGCGCTTCATCCCCGGTGCCACCGGCGATTGGGAAGTCGTCATCGGTATGGAGGTGCATGCGCAGGTGACGAGCAAGTCGAAGCTCTTTTCCGGTGCATCGACAGAGTTCGGCAAGGCGCCGAACGCCAACGTCTCGCTCGTCGATGCCGCGATGCCCGGCATGCTGCCGGTCATCAACGAGGAATGCGTGAAGCAGGCGGTGCGCACCGGCCTCGGCCTCAAGGCCCAGATCAACAAGCGCTCGATCTTTGACCGCAAGAACTATTTCTACCCGGACCTGCCGCAGGGCTACCAGATCTCCCAGTTCAAAGACCCGATCGTCGGCGAGGGCAAGATCGTCATCTCGGTCGGCCCAGACCGGAAGGGCGAGTTCGAGGACATCGAAATCGGCATCGAGCGGCTGCACCTGGAACAGGATGCCGGCAAGTCGATGCACGACCAGCATCCGACCATGTCCTATGTGGACCTGAACCGCTCGGGCGTCGCGCTGATGGAAATCGTTTCCAAGCCGGATCTGCGCTCTTCCGACGAGGCGAAGGCCTATCTCACCAAGCTGCGCACCATTCTGCGTTACCTCGGCACCTGCGACGGCAACATGGACGAAGGCTCCATGCGGGCCGACGTCAACGTGTCCGTGCGCAAGCCAGGCGGCGACTTCGGAACGCGCTGCGAGATCAAGAACGTCAACTCCATTCGCTTCGTCGGCCAGTCCATCGAATACGAAGCGCGCCGCCAGATCGCCATCCTGGAAGAGGGTGGCTCGATCGACCAGGAGACGCGCCTGTTCGATCCAGGCAAGGGTGAGACCCGCTCCATGCGCTCCAAGGAAGACGCGCACGACTATCGCTATTTCCCCGATCCGGACCTGTTGCCGCTCGAATTCGACGATGCGTTCATCGAAGAACTGGCCGCGCATCTGCCGGAACTGCCGGACGACAAGAAGGCGCGGCTGATCGAGACGGTCGGGCTTTCCGTCTATGACGCCTCCATCCTGGTGTCCGACAAGGCGATTGCCGACTATTTCGAACGCGCCGCCAAGGGCCGCGACGGCAAACTCGTCGCCAACTGGGTCATCAACGATCTCCTGGGTGCCCTGAACAAAGCCGGGCAATCCATTGAAGAGACTCCGGTTTTGCCCGACCAGCTCGGCGGCATCGTCGACCTCATCAAGGCCGAAGTGATCTCCGGCAAGATCGCCAAGGATCTCTTCGAGATCGTCTGGAACGAGGGCGGCGACCCGGCTTCCATCGTCGAAGAACGCGGCATGAAGCAGGTCACGGATACCGGCGCGATCGAGAAGGCCGTGGATGAGATCATTGCCGCCAACCCCGATCAGGTGGAAAAGGCAAAGGCCAAGCCCTCGCTCGCCGGCTGGTTCGTGGGGCAGGTGATGAAGGCGACGGGTGGTAAGGCCAACCCGCAGGCGGTCAATGCGCTGGTCAAAGCCAAGCTCGGCCTCGAGGACTAA
- a CDS encoding D-Ala-D-Ala carboxypeptidase family metallohydrolase: MQVERRSRTAHILKRLAGATALLGLLSACAVSDDGQLGFNGDPSITTSAISRPSSSVGASGANAPVSNAAATVAGDGASVDTATVDAEAEAAVETAATQTVPVPEAETVASEAVAPQPQAETEQAVAAAAPGEVADPTARAAIAGEPQQVASAEQASTSAPVNALSEETDRGPSPFARLFSRNGGDDAEPRPVIQQSNDRAPQPIIDLSAAEDETVEPEDEFAEEAPPAQITTASIESSPPRARLSVANTDGPVLPGVREVGSLYQLQHRDGFDYNSYSDDNGTVRLASAAGIAGLAGGRLRTQHERVDVACLKPQLVQTLKRIEAHFGRPVLVTSGFRDRAYNRKVGGAMESRHMYCEAADIQVPGVSKWDIAEFARSLPGRGGVGTYCHTDSVHVDIGSKRDWNWRCRRRS, from the coding sequence TTGCAGGTCGAAAGACGCAGCCGGACAGCCCATATTCTGAAGCGACTGGCGGGGGCCACCGCCCTTCTCGGATTGCTATCGGCATGTGCAGTCTCCGACGATGGTCAGCTCGGTTTCAACGGCGATCCATCCATCACCACTTCGGCGATCAGCCGACCTTCGAGCAGCGTTGGTGCCTCTGGCGCCAATGCGCCGGTGAGCAACGCGGCTGCGACGGTAGCGGGTGATGGCGCCTCTGTCGATACCGCCACAGTGGATGCCGAGGCCGAAGCAGCCGTAGAGACTGCTGCGACGCAGACCGTTCCGGTTCCAGAAGCCGAGACTGTCGCATCCGAAGCCGTCGCACCACAGCCACAAGCCGAGACCGAGCAGGCCGTCGCTGCCGCGGCGCCGGGAGAGGTTGCGGATCCGACTGCGCGGGCCGCCATCGCCGGTGAGCCGCAGCAGGTGGCCTCGGCCGAGCAGGCTTCGACATCCGCGCCCGTCAACGCTTTGTCGGAAGAGACGGACCGGGGCCCTTCCCCGTTCGCCCGCCTCTTTTCGCGCAATGGTGGCGATGATGCCGAACCGCGCCCGGTCATTCAGCAGTCGAATGATCGCGCACCACAGCCGATCATCGATCTTAGCGCTGCCGAAGACGAGACGGTGGAGCCGGAAGACGAGTTTGCCGAAGAAGCACCACCCGCGCAGATCACCACGGCTTCCATCGAATCGAGCCCGCCGCGCGCGCGTCTGAGTGTCGCCAACACCGATGGACCGGTGCTGCCAGGCGTCCGCGAAGTCGGATCGCTGTACCAACTCCAGCACCGCGACGGCTTCGACTACAATTCCTATTCCGACGACAACGGCACGGTTCGGCTTGCCTCTGCAGCCGGCATCGCCGGACTTGCCGGCGGCCGGTTGCGGACGCAACACGAGCGCGTCGACGTCGCCTGCCTCAAGCCTCAACTGGTTCAGACCCTGAAGCGTATCGAAGCCCATTTCGGCCGGCCTGTTCTCGTCACCTCCGGCTTCCGCGATCGTGCCTATAATCGCAAGGTCGGCGGCGCGATGGAATCGCGGCACATGTATTGCGAAGCGGCCGACATTCAGGTGCCGGGCGTGAGCAAGTGGGACATCGCGGAGTTCGCCCGCAGCCTGCCCGGGCGCGGCGGCGTGGGCACCTACTGCCACACCGATTCTGTGCATGTGGATATCGGCTCGAAGCGCGACTGGAACTGGCGCTGCCGCCGTCGCAGCTGA
- the recJ gene encoding single-stranded-DNA-specific exonuclease RecJ produces the protein MAPISGEVSRAFLDVERSLTGQRWVQRLDQAGLNQALAISQSLGLSELVARVMVGRGVTMGDAVDFLDPTLKRLMPDPSTLTDMDRAAERLAAAIIIGERIAIFGDYDVDGACSSALMKRFLDHFGIQSEIYIPDRIFEGYGPNVAAIEELIDRGNRLIVTVDCGSTSHESLAAAAARGTDVVVIDHHQVGSVLPPCAALVNPNREDDLSGQGHLCAAGVVFLTLVATLRLLRMRQQPGHQTMNLLSLLDLVALGTVCDVVPLKGLNRAFVTKGLVAARQLANPGLAALVRVAGIGGPITPYHFGFMIGPRINAGGRIGDAALGSRLLTIEDRAQADQIAIQLDGLNRERQAMETAMLEEAEAEALAEYANGSGPAVFVTAREGWHPGIVGLIASRLKDRLRRPAFAIAFDSQGKGSGSGRSIAGFDLGRAVRAAVDQGLLVKGGGHAMAAGLTVERSRLGALRAFLEEQAAKKVASLVADSTLQIDGALSATGATLALFDLLESAGPYGAGHPQPIFALPRHRLVDVRTVGNGHVKISAAAADGRRVDGIAFRAADSELGQGLLAGQGLSFHFAGTLTADHWQGTQRVQLRLLDAARAD, from the coding sequence ATGGCGCCGATATCGGGAGAGGTCAGCCGCGCATTTCTCGATGTCGAGCGCTCGTTGACGGGCCAGCGCTGGGTGCAGCGCCTCGATCAGGCCGGCCTCAACCAGGCGCTCGCGATTTCCCAGTCTCTCGGGCTTTCTGAACTGGTGGCGCGGGTGATGGTCGGCCGCGGTGTGACGATGGGCGACGCCGTCGACTTTCTCGATCCGACGCTGAAACGTCTGATGCCCGACCCGTCGACGCTGACCGACATGGACCGGGCGGCCGAGCGCTTGGCGGCAGCCATCATCATCGGTGAACGCATCGCCATTTTCGGCGACTATGATGTCGACGGCGCATGTTCGTCGGCGCTCATGAAGCGGTTCCTCGACCATTTCGGTATCCAGAGCGAAATCTACATCCCGGACCGCATTTTCGAAGGTTACGGGCCGAATGTCGCGGCCATCGAGGAGCTGATCGATCGCGGCAACCGGCTGATCGTGACCGTCGACTGTGGCTCGACGAGCCATGAGTCGCTGGCTGCTGCCGCCGCGCGCGGAACCGATGTGGTGGTGATCGACCACCATCAGGTCGGCAGTGTGCTTCCGCCATGCGCTGCGTTGGTCAATCCCAACCGGGAAGACGATCTTTCGGGCCAGGGTCACCTCTGCGCTGCCGGTGTCGTGTTCCTGACGCTGGTCGCCACCCTCCGGCTCCTGCGCATGCGCCAGCAGCCGGGGCATCAGACGATGAACCTCCTGTCGCTGCTCGATCTCGTGGCGCTCGGCACCGTATGCGACGTGGTGCCTCTGAAGGGGCTGAACCGCGCTTTCGTGACCAAGGGGCTCGTCGCTGCCCGCCAGCTGGCCAATCCGGGCCTGGCTGCGCTGGTGCGCGTTGCCGGGATTGGCGGACCCATCACGCCCTATCATTTTGGGTTCATGATCGGCCCGCGCATCAATGCCGGCGGGCGCATTGGTGATGCCGCCCTTGGCAGCCGACTGCTGACCATTGAGGACCGGGCACAGGCCGACCAGATCGCCATCCAGCTCGACGGGCTGAACCGCGAACGCCAGGCGATGGAAACGGCGATGCTGGAGGAGGCGGAAGCCGAAGCGCTGGCGGAATATGCCAACGGCTCGGGCCCGGCCGTTTTCGTTACGGCGCGCGAGGGCTGGCATCCTGGCATCGTCGGTCTCATCGCTTCGCGCCTGAAAGATCGGTTGCGCAGGCCGGCATTCGCCATCGCTTTTGACAGCCAGGGCAAGGGCTCGGGCTCCGGGCGATCAATTGCCGGGTTCGATCTCGGCCGGGCGGTGCGCGCAGCGGTGGATCAGGGGCTGCTGGTCAAGGGCGGCGGTCATGCCATGGCGGCCGGCCTCACGGTCGAGCGCTCGCGGCTCGGCGCGCTTCGTGCTTTTCTGGAAGAGCAGGCCGCGAAAAAGGTGGCGAGCCTCGTGGCCGACAGCACGTTGCAGATCGATGGTGCGCTTTCAGCGACAGGCGCGACGCTAGCCCTCTTCGATCTTCTCGAATCGGCCGGCCCCTATGGCGCCGGCCATCCGCAACCCATTTTCGCCCTGCCGCGCCATCGCCTGGTGGATGTGCGAACCGTCGGCAACGGCCATGTGAAGATCAGTGCCGCCGCAGCCGATGGCAGGCGTGTCGATGGCATCGCGTTTCGCGCTGCCGACAGCGAACTGGGGCAGGGACTGCTCGCCGGGCAGGGGCTGTCGTTTCACTTCGCGGGAACGCTCACTGCAGACCATTGGCAGGGTACGCAGCGTGTCCAACTGAGACTGCTGGACGCCGCTCGCGCTGATTGA
- a CDS encoding LL-diaminopimelate aminotransferase, which translates to MEEFHKVRRLPPYVFEQVNRLKASARAAGADIIDLGMGNPDLPTPKAVVDKLCDVVRDPRTHRYSSSRGIPGLRKAQAAYYARRFGVKLNPDTQVIATLGSKEGFANMAQAITAPGDVILCPDPTYPIHAFGFLMAGGVIRSMSVKPDDQFFVAIERAVRHSIPKPLALILNYPSNPTAYTADLDFYKEAVAQAKKHDIIILSDLAYSEIYFDDNAPPPSVLQVPGAMDVAVEFTSMSKTFSMPGWRMGFAVGNERLIAALSRVKSYLDYGAFTPIQVAASAALNGDGSDIEEVRSIYKRRRDVLVDSFGKAGFDVPPPAATMFAWAPIPEKFKPLGSLEFSKLLVEKADVAVAPGVGFGEQGDDYVRIALVENEHRIRQAARNIKRFLATADETMHNVIALNARR; encoded by the coding sequence ATGGAAGAGTTTCACAAGGTCCGCCGCCTTCCGCCCTACGTCTTCGAACAGGTCAACCGCCTGAAGGCGAGCGCGCGAGCGGCCGGCGCCGACATCATCGATCTCGGCATGGGAAATCCGGATCTGCCGACGCCAAAGGCCGTGGTCGACAAACTGTGCGACGTCGTGCGTGATCCGCGCACCCATCGCTACTCGTCCTCGCGCGGTATCCCAGGCCTTCGCAAGGCACAGGCTGCCTATTACGCTCGCCGCTTCGGCGTGAAGCTGAATCCGGACACGCAGGTCATCGCGACGCTCGGCTCCAAGGAAGGCTTCGCCAACATGGCGCAGGCGATCACCGCGCCGGGCGATGTCATCCTGTGCCCAGATCCGACCTATCCCATCCACGCCTTCGGCTTCCTGATGGCAGGCGGCGTGATCCGCTCCATGTCGGTCAAGCCCGACGACCAGTTCTTCGTCGCGATCGAGCGCGCCGTGCGCCATTCGATCCCAAAGCCGCTTGCGCTGATCCTCAACTATCCGTCGAACCCGACCGCCTATACGGCCGACCTCGATTTCTACAAGGAAGCGGTCGCGCAGGCGAAGAAGCACGACATCATCATCCTGTCGGATCTCGCCTATTCGGAGATCTATTTCGACGACAATGCGCCGCCGCCTTCGGTCCTGCAGGTGCCGGGTGCAATGGATGTGGCGGTGGAATTCACCTCCATGTCGAAGACCTTTTCCATGCCCGGCTGGCGCATGGGCTTTGCCGTCGGCAACGAGCGGCTGATTGCGGCGCTGTCTCGGGTCAAATCCTATCTCGATTACGGTGCGTTCACGCCAATCCAGGTTGCGGCGTCCGCTGCGCTCAACGGCGATGGCTCCGACATCGAAGAGGTGCGCAGCATCTACAAGCGTCGCCGCGACGTGCTGGTGGATAGCTTCGGCAAGGCGGGCTTCGACGTGCCGCCGCCGGCCGCCACCATGTTCGCCTGGGCTCCGATCCCAGAAAAGTTCAAGCCGCTCGGTTCGCTGGAATTTTCGAAACTTCTGGTCGAGAAGGCAGATGTCGCCGTAGCGCCTGGCGTCGGCTTCGGCGAGCAGGGCGACGACTATGTGCGCATCGCACTGGTCGAGAACGAGCACCGCATCCGCCAGGCGGCCCGCAACATCAAGCGCTTCCTTGCAACGGCGGACGAGACGATGCACAACGTCATCGCGCTGAACGCACGGCGCTGA
- a CDS encoding cold-shock protein produces the protein MGDSSSHKEFRLDDAVLGDPVDLMEISGTIKWFDVAKGFGFIVPDNGMEDVLLHVTCLRRDGYQTVMEGTRVVCEIQKRDRGYQAFRVLSMDQSNLPHPSQLPPARTKVQVTPTSGLERAIVKWFNRTKGFGFVSRGEGTEDIFVHMETLRRFGLAELRPGQIVLVRFGPGGKGLMAAEIHPDNDSPFPQSH, from the coding sequence ATGGGGGACAGCTCCTCGCATAAGGAATTTCGGCTCGACGACGCGGTCCTTGGCGATCCCGTCGACCTGATGGAGATTTCCGGCACCATCAAATGGTTCGATGTTGCCAAAGGTTTCGGCTTCATCGTGCCTGACAACGGGATGGAAGACGTTCTTCTACATGTCACCTGTCTGCGCCGTGACGGTTACCAGACGGTCATGGAAGGCACGCGCGTGGTATGCGAGATCCAGAAGCGGGATCGGGGCTACCAGGCCTTCCGCGTCCTTTCGATGGATCAGTCTAACCTGCCGCATCCCTCGCAGCTGCCGCCGGCGCGTACCAAGGTTCAAGTGACGCCGACGAGCGGGCTCGAGCGCGCCATCGTCAAATGGTTCAACCGGACCAAGGGCTTCGGGTTCGTCTCGCGCGGCGAGGGCACCGAAGACATTTTCGTGCACATGGAGACTTTGCGTCGCTTCGGTCTTGCCGAACTGCGTCCCGGCCAGATCGTGCTCGTTCGCTTCGGTCCGGGCGGCAAGGGCCTTATGGCTGCCGAAATTCACCCCGACAACGACAGTCCGTTCCCGCAATCGCACTGA
- a CDS encoding GNAT family N-acetyltransferase: MFFVRTAMKADLPAVQTLLTETWHATYDTLYGVEKVAEITRSWHSVEALQTRLSRPQSEFLVADDGKRIGGMAYAARSDKDVVLLHQIYVHPSLQRQGIGRDLFAEIETCFDGAKRIRLEVEPENEAACAFYRAHGFVEVGRTENCGADGSGIPALVMEKPLT, from the coding sequence ATGTTCTTCGTGCGAACGGCGATGAAGGCCGATCTTCCCGCCGTTCAAACTCTGCTTACCGAGACGTGGCACGCGACCTATGACACGCTCTACGGCGTGGAGAAGGTGGCGGAGATCACGCGCTCTTGGCACTCCGTGGAAGCGCTCCAGACGCGCCTGTCGCGGCCGCAATCGGAATTTCTGGTTGCCGATGACGGCAAGCGGATCGGCGGGATGGCCTATGCGGCCCGCTCCGACAAGGATGTGGTCCTGCTCCACCAGATTTACGTGCACCCATCGCTGCAGCGCCAGGGTATCGGCCGCGATCTCTTCGCCGAGATCGAAACCTGCTTCGACGGGGCGAAGCGCATCCGCCTGGAGGTCGAGCCCGAAAACGAAGCCGCATGCGCTTTTTACCGCGCCCACGGGTTCGTGGAGGTCGGGCGCACCGAAAATTGCGGAGCCGACGGTTCCGGCATCCCGGCACTGGTGATGGAAAAGCCGCTTACCTGA
- a CDS encoding homoserine dehydrogenase gives MSEPLKIGIAGLGTVGAALVHVLVSRYALLAEACGRPIEIVAVSARDRERNRGIDLRAMTWFDDPIELAKTGEIDVFVELIGGAADPALSAVEAALSRGIHVVTANKALLAKHGVRLAALAEEKGVLLNFEAAVAGGIPVIKAMRESLTGNRVSRLYGIMNGTANYILTTMEREGLSFEACLKEAQRLGYAEADPTFDIEGNDTAHKLAILTSLAFGTEIAADDIYLEGISNISIDDICAADDLGYRIKLLGVAQRTDSGIEQRVHPTMVPKDSVIGRVDGVTNAVAIESDVLGELIMSGPGAGGDATASAVMGDIADIAKSRPGIQHGPALGKPAAKLVPYKRAKMRSHEGGYFIRVTVQDKAGVFASIATHMAENTISLESIVQRAKHTSPAGSGRQTVVLVTHATTEASVRAAVQAMVADGYTIGAPQVIRIERPKAA, from the coding sequence ATGTCTGAACCGCTGAAAATCGGGATCGCAGGTCTCGGTACCGTTGGAGCCGCGCTCGTCCACGTCCTCGTGTCGCGCTATGCGCTGCTTGCCGAAGCCTGTGGCCGGCCGATCGAGATCGTCGCCGTGTCGGCGCGCGATCGGGAACGCAACCGCGGCATCGACCTGCGCGCGATGACATGGTTCGACGATCCGATCGAACTGGCGAAGACCGGCGAGATTGACGTCTTCGTCGAACTGATCGGCGGCGCGGCCGATCCGGCCTTGAGCGCGGTCGAAGCGGCCCTGTCGCGTGGCATCCATGTCGTTACCGCCAACAAGGCGCTGCTCGCCAAACATGGCGTCCGGCTGGCGGCGCTCGCGGAAGAAAAAGGCGTTCTCCTCAATTTCGAAGCGGCCGTCGCGGGTGGCATCCCGGTCATCAAGGCCATGCGCGAGTCGCTGACGGGCAACCGCGTCAGCCGCCTCTACGGCATCATGAACGGCACGGCGAACTACATCCTGACGACGATGGAGCGCGAAGGCCTGAGCTTCGAGGCGTGCCTCAAGGAAGCGCAGCGCCTCGGTTATGCGGAAGCGGATCCGACCTTCGACATCGAGGGCAACGACACCGCGCACAAGCTTGCCATCCTGACGAGCCTTGCCTTCGGCACCGAGATCGCAGCCGACGACATCTATCTCGAAGGTATCTCCAACATCTCGATCGACGACATCTGCGCCGCCGACGACCTCGGCTACCGCATCAAGCTCCTTGGCGTCGCGCAGCGCACCGATTCCGGCATCGAGCAGCGCGTTCATCCCACCATGGTGCCGAAGGATAGCGTCATAGGCCGGGTCGACGGCGTGACGAACGCGGTCGCGATCGAATCCGATGTGCTCGGCGAATTGATCATGTCGGGCCCAGGTGCGGGCGGTGACGCGACCGCGTCGGCGGTGATGGGTGACATCGCCGATATCGCCAAGAGCCGTCCCGGCATCCAGCACGGCCCTGCGCTCGGCAAGCCTGCAGCCAAGCTCGTTCCCTACAAACGCGCCAAGATGCGCAGCCATGAGGGTGGCTATTTCATTCGCGTCACTGTGCAGGACAAGGCCGGCGTCTTCGCGTCGATTGCCACGCATATGGCTGAGAACACCATCTCTCTCGAATCCATCGTCCAGCGCGCCAAGCACACGTCGCCGGCAGGCAGCGGCCGCCAGACGGTCGTGCTCGTCACCCATGCGACCACCGAAGCGTCCGTTCGGGCAGCCGTTCAGGCCATGGTCGCGGATGGCTACACGATCGGTGCGCCGCAGGTCATCCGGATCGAGCGGCCGAAAGCGGCTTGA
- a CDS encoding GNAT family N-acetyltransferase → MVIRSAKRSDAAKLAEIGYRAWEDRLSVWASGQTNVASLRRNAMDSYLTFTSRSWSLIRVAEEDGMPVGWGAHEDPLDVETARPNAISDLWIDPEFQRRGHGAKLLTCLEDEIVEAGHETAELETHARNHEAIAFYRRYGYTVIWLSTVYSASLDRDIEKVGMSKRLVHEPEIEIYGPA, encoded by the coding sequence GTGGTAATCCGATCAGCCAAACGCAGTGATGCCGCGAAACTCGCGGAGATCGGATATCGTGCCTGGGAAGACCGCCTGTCGGTTTGGGCATCGGGCCAGACAAACGTCGCGAGCCTTCGCCGCAACGCGATGGACTCCTATCTCACCTTCACGAGTCGCAGCTGGTCTCTGATCCGCGTTGCCGAGGAGGATGGCATGCCCGTCGGCTGGGGCGCCCATGAAGACCCACTCGACGTGGAAACAGCCAGGCCAAACGCCATTTCAGATCTCTGGATCGATCCCGAATTTCAGCGGCGCGGTCACGGCGCGAAGCTGCTCACCTGTCTGGAAGATGAAATCGTCGAGGCGGGACACGAGACTGCCGAGCTCGAAACCCATGCCCGCAATCACGAGGCGATCGCGTTCTATCGCCGCTATGGCTATACGGTGATCTGGCTTTCGACGGTCTATTCCGCATCGCTCGACCGCGACATTGAAAAGGTCGGAATGTCGAAGCGCCTGGTGCATGAGCCCGAAATTGAGATCTACGGACCTGCTTGA
- the gatA gene encoding Asp-tRNA(Asn)/Glu-tRNA(Gln) amidotransferase subunit GatA, with translation MSELTRLTIAEAREKMRARDLSSVELTDAYLSAIEAANPSINAYVTVTAGKARAMAKRSDERMASGEAGALEGIPLGIKDLFATEGVHTQACSHILNSFEPRYESTVTSNLWNDGAVMLGKLNMDEFAMGSSNETSYYGPVVNPWRVEGSNESLVPGGSSGGSAAAVAAELCAGATATDTGGSIRQPAAFTGTVGIKPTYGRCSRFGIVAFASSLDQAGPIARDVRDAAIMLRSMASTDAKDTTSVDRAVPDYEAAVGRSVKGLKIGIPKEYRVDGMPGEIDALWQQGIDWLKDAGAEIVEISLPHTKYALPAYYIVAPAEASSNLARYDGVRYGLRQQGRDILEMYEKTRAEGFGEEVQRRIMIGTYVLSAGYYDAYYLKAQKVRTLIKRDFETVFADGVDAILTPATPSAAFEIGDAEMAADPVKMYLNDIFTVTVNMAGLPGIAVPAGTSTDGLPLGLQLIGRPFDEETLFAAASVVEKAAGRFTPKRWW, from the coding sequence ATGTCCGAACTGACCCGCCTGACCATCGCCGAAGCTCGCGAAAAGATGCGCGCACGCGACCTTTCCTCGGTCGAATTGACGGATGCCTATCTGAGCGCGATCGAAGCCGCCAACCCCTCGATCAATGCCTATGTAACGGTCACGGCGGGCAAGGCGCGCGCCATGGCCAAGCGCTCGGACGAGCGCATGGCGAGCGGTGAGGCTGGAGCACTCGAAGGCATCCCGCTTGGCATCAAGGATCTTTTTGCGACCGAAGGCGTCCACACGCAGGCCTGCAGCCATATCCTGAACAGCTTCGAGCCGCGCTACGAATCGACCGTCACGTCCAACCTCTGGAACGACGGCGCCGTCATGCTCGGCAAGCTGAACATGGACGAGTTCGCCATGGGCTCGTCCAACGAGACGTCCTATTATGGCCCCGTCGTGAACCCGTGGCGCGTCGAAGGCTCCAACGAGAGCCTCGTTCCCGGAGGCTCCTCCGGTGGCTCCGCGGCAGCCGTTGCCGCCGAACTCTGCGCCGGCGCGACCGCCACCGACACGGGCGGCTCCATCCGCCAGCCGGCCGCATTCACCGGCACGGTCGGCATTAAGCCGACCTATGGCCGCTGCTCGCGCTTCGGCATCGTCGCCTTCGCATCCTCGCTGGATCAGGCCGGTCCGATCGCTCGCGACGTGCGCGATGCGGCGATCATGTTGCGTTCCATGGCCTCGACCGATGCCAAGGACACGACCTCGGTCGATCGCGCTGTTCCGGATTACGAGGCCGCAGTCGGCCGTTCGGTCAAGGGCCTGAAGATCGGCATTCCGAAGGAGTACCGCGTCGACGGCATGCCGGGCGAGATCGACGCGCTCTGGCAGCAGGGCATTGACTGGCTGAAGGATGCCGGCGCCGAAATCGTCGAGATTTCGCTGCCGCACACCAAATACGCGTTGCCTGCCTACTACATCGTTGCACCGGCCGAAGCCTCGTCCAACCTCGCGCGTTACGACGGTGTGCGCTACGGCCTGCGCCAGCAAGGCCGCGACATTTTGGAAATGTACGAGAAGACCCGCGCCGAAGGCTTTGGCGAGGAGGTCCAGCGCCGAATCATGATCGGTACCTATGTGCTTTCCGCCGGCTATTACGACGCTTACTACCTGAAGGCGCAGAAGGTCCGCACGCTGATCAAACGTGATTTCGAGACCGTCTTTGCCGATGGCGTCGATGCGATCCTGACGCCGGCAACGCCATCTGCAGCCTTCGAGATCGGCGATGCCGAAATGGCAGCCGATCCGGTCAAGATGTACTTGAACGACATCTTCACGGTCACGGTGAACATGGCTGGCCTTCCGGGCATCGCCGTGCCGGCGGGCACCTCGACGGATGGACTGCCGCTCGGCTTGCAGCTGATCGGCCGGCCCTTCGACGAAGAGACGCTCTTTGCCGCAGCCAGCGTCGTGGAGAAGGCTGCCGGCCGCTTCACGCCAAAGCGTTGGTGGTAA
- the gloA gene encoding lactoylglutathione lyase: protein MRYLHTMVRVRDLDASLDFYCNKLGLVEIRRMENEQGRFTLVFLAAPEDKARAESERAPMVELTYNWDPEDYTGGRNFGHLAYVVDDIYALCSKLKNAGITINRPPRDGHMAFVRSPDGISIELLQKGDALPRQEPWASMENTGSW, encoded by the coding sequence ATGCGTTATCTCCACACGATGGTGCGCGTGCGCGATCTGGACGCCTCACTCGACTTTTACTGCAACAAGCTGGGCCTTGTGGAAATTCGGCGCATGGAAAACGAACAGGGTCGTTTCACCCTGGTCTTCCTGGCGGCTCCCGAGGACAAGGCGCGGGCCGAGAGCGAGCGCGCACCGATGGTAGAGCTCACCTACAACTGGGACCCGGAAGATTATACCGGCGGGCGCAATTTCGGTCATCTCGCCTACGTGGTCGACGACATCTACGCTCTTTGCAGCAAGCTGAAGAACGCGGGCATCACGATCAACCGCCCGCCCCGCGACGGGCACATGGCCTTCGTGCGCTCGCCGGATGGCATTTCGATCGAATTGCTACAGAAAGGCGATGCCTTGCCGCGCCAAGAGCCATGGGCTTCGATGGAGAATACCGGCAGCTGGTAA